GTAATATTACGGCTCATAAAGTTTAAGTAGGGGACGGATCCGAAAGAGCTTTAAAATTTTAAAGGAGCAACGATGAAAAAGATCGTGTTTTTAATTCTTGGTCTTGCTGCATTCGCATTTGGCGCTGACGGCGAGATGATCAGATCATATTCAGTTATCGCTGGCGGTATCGGCCTTGGCCTTGCAGCTCTTGGCGGTGCTATAGGTATGGGTAACACAGCTGCTGCAACTATCAGTGGAACAGCTAGAAACCCAGGTGTTGGTAGCAAACTTATGACTACAATGTTTATCGCTCTTGCGATGATCGAAGCACAAGTTATCTACGCACTTGTTATTACACTTATCGTTCTTTACGCAAACCCAATGCTTGGCTAAGCGTAAAGCTTAAATTTAGCCCCTCTTTTGGGGCTTTTGTTCTTTCTGCGATCATGGTGGAATTGGTAGACACGCTATCTTGAGGGGGTAGTGCCGCTAGGTGTGCGAGTTCGAGTCTCGCTGATCGCACCATCTTATCTCTCTTTTTAAATCAAAATCTTAAATTTCTAAGCTATAAAAAAGGAAAATTTTATGTTAGATAAAAAACGTGCCTTAAAACAATTACAAAACGAAGCAGACGATGTTGCTATATACTCACTTCTTGAAGCTAGCGAAAAAGTCGAAGAAAATAAAAAAATACTTCGCAAATTAATCACCGAAGAGAGGCGCCACTATGCTTTTTGTCAAAAGATAACTGGTGAAAGCAGAAGTGCAAATTTATTCAAAGTCATCTTCTATACGATACTTGTTAAAATTTTTGGCACATCTTTTACTCTAAAATTTATGGAGTCACGCGAAGAAAATGCAGAGAAATTTTATCTTGACATCGTAGATGAATATCCTGAAGCTCGTGATATTTACGAAGAGGAGATGAACCACGAAAATAGTCTAATCTCCATGTTAAAAGACACAAAACTCGTAAATGCTGGTGGCATCGTGCTTGGTATGAATGATGCTTTAGTTGAGCTAACAGGCACACTTAGCGGCATCGCGCTTGCCTTTTCAAATACAAAATCAGTTGGCGCAACAGGCCTTATCATGGGCGTGGCAGCTGCACTCTCTATGGCTGGCTCAGCATATCTCGAGTCAAAAGAAAATCCAAGCGACGAGATCAAACCGCTTACCTACTCACTCTACACAGGCGGTTCATACATTATAACAACGGCATTTTTGATACTTCCATTTTTTATTTTTTCAAGCAGTCTTTACGCCGTCTTGTCGATGTTTTTCTTTGCTTTAGTTGCCATCATCACTTACAACTTTTATATAAGTGTGGCAAAGGAGCTTAAATTTTTACCAAGAGTGATTGAGATGTGCGTGATAACTTTTGGTGTTGCGATCATTTCTTTTGGCATCGGCTTTTTAGTCAAACACTATTTTGGACTTGATGTCTAACCTAAATTTCATACCAAGTGTAACTATCGTCCCCAAAATTCCCACTAAAAAGTGGTTTTAAATTTAGATCAAGCCTTAAATTTTCACCAATTTTGAAATTTGAGCTTTGATAGATAAGTAGCCATTTTACATTTGCTAGCTTGCCCTCTTTTGCAAGTTTTAAAAACTCGCCAGCTCCTTCAAACATGCAAAGTCCTTTTAGATCAAGCTCTTTTTGAATGCTAACTTTGCGATCTGGCACGCTAAAAAGTGGCAATGTTTCATCAAATTTATCGCTTCTTGAGTAGATTATGACATCTGGGTTTTTGCCATTTTTTATAAGTCTGGTATCGAGCCTTGGTCGGTCTGTCCGCACTGTGTTACCACCGATCACCAACGTATCTATGACGCTTCTTAGTTTATGCACATGCGTGCGGCTAAGCTCATTTGTGATGATGCCCCCACTTGCCACGCCGTTTTTACTAATGGCG
This genomic stretch from Campylobacter concisus harbors:
- a CDS encoding VIT1/CCC1 transporter family protein, whose amino-acid sequence is MLDKKRALKQLQNEADDVAIYSLLEASEKVEENKKILRKLITEERRHYAFCQKITGESRSANLFKVIFYTILVKIFGTSFTLKFMESREENAEKFYLDIVDEYPEARDIYEEEMNHENSLISMLKDTKLVNAGGIVLGMNDALVELTGTLSGIALAFSNTKSVGATGLIMGVAAALSMAGSAYLESKENPSDEIKPLTYSLYTGGSYIITTAFLILPFFIFSSSLYAVLSMFFFALVAIITYNFYISVAKELKFLPRVIEMCVITFGVAIISFGIGFLVKHYFGLDV
- a CDS encoding F0F1 ATP synthase subunit C, translated to MKKIVFLILGLAAFAFGADGEMIRSYSVIAGGIGLGLAALGGAIGMGNTAAATISGTARNPGVGSKLMTTMFIALAMIEAQVIYALVITLIVLYANPMLG